The Kiritimatiellia bacterium genome includes a region encoding these proteins:
- a CDS encoding YunC family protein produces MIRQETVSLEQGRAEGHVSPIGPVNLVWVTTPNGMIGCGAFDVTVLERFQYPAARMKGAAGKVVATIEDLLEGEVREANAFAKARGIEAGMTGRAALAKLLG; encoded by the coding sequence ATGATCCGACAGGAAACGGTTTCGCTGGAGCAGGGCCGGGCGGAGGGCCACGTCTCGCCGATCGGGCCGGTCAACCTGGTCTGGGTGACCACGCCGAACGGGATGATCGGCTGCGGGGCATTCGACGTCACCGTGCTGGAGCGGTTCCAGTATCCGGCCGCCCGCATGAAGGGCGCGGCCGGCAAGGTCGTCGCCACGATCGAGGACCTGCTCGAGGGCGAAGTGCGCGAGGCCAACGCCTTCGCAAAAGCCAGGGGGATCGAGGCCGGCATGACCGGCCGCGCGGCGCTGGCGAAGCTGCTGGGCTGA